A single window of Shewanella sp. Choline-02u-19 DNA harbors:
- the hflX gene encoding ribosome rescue GTPase HflX: protein MFDRYEAGDRAVLVHIDFSDEDSREDLEELKLLVESAGAQSIGVITGSRRAPDRKFFVGSGKAEELAAMVAATDANVVIFNHPLSPAQERNVEHLCECRVLDRTTLILDIFAQRARTFEGKLQVELAQLRHMSTRLIRGWTHLERQKGGIGLRGPGETQLETDRRLLRARIRTINRRLIKVDKQRDQSRRARQRSDMSTVALVGYTNAGKSTLFNALTTSDVYAADQLFATLDPTLRKLELPDGHVILADTVGFIRHLPHDLVAAFKATLQETRQADLLLHVVDSADENMADNFEQVQRVLKEIDADEIPQLIVCNKIDLLDEVKPRIDYDDEGNPIRVWVSAQQQKGLELVQEAINDLVGKAVKELTLQIPASAGHYLGQFYKLDVIQQKEYDDLGNCMISVRLLEADWRRLVKQSLGEIETFIVDDVVA from the coding sequence TTGTTTGATCGTTATGAGGCCGGAGATCGAGCAGTACTTGTCCACATTGATTTCTCCGATGAAGATAGCCGAGAGGATCTAGAAGAGCTTAAACTTTTAGTTGAATCTGCTGGGGCCCAATCAATCGGAGTTATTACAGGAAGTCGTCGTGCTCCGGACCGTAAGTTTTTTGTTGGTTCGGGCAAGGCCGAAGAGTTAGCTGCGATGGTTGCGGCTACAGATGCTAACGTGGTGATTTTTAACCACCCATTGAGCCCAGCTCAAGAGCGAAATGTAGAGCATTTGTGTGAATGTCGAGTACTCGACAGAACAACTTTGATCCTTGATATTTTTGCTCAAAGAGCTAGAACCTTTGAAGGCAAATTACAAGTGGAGCTAGCGCAATTGCGCCACATGTCAACGCGCCTAATTAGAGGTTGGACGCATCTAGAAAGGCAGAAAGGCGGGATTGGTCTTCGTGGACCAGGTGAAACCCAGCTAGAAACAGATAGACGTTTGTTACGAGCGCGAATTCGCACTATTAATCGACGTTTAATTAAAGTCGATAAACAGCGTGATCAAAGTCGTAGAGCTAGACAACGAAGTGATATGTCGACAGTGGCATTGGTAGGCTATACCAATGCTGGAAAGTCTACATTATTCAATGCATTAACAACTTCGGATGTTTACGCAGCAGATCAACTTTTCGCAACGTTAGATCCAACGTTGCGAAAATTAGAGTTACCAGATGGCCATGTTATTTTAGCCGATACTGTTGGGTTTATTAGGCATTTGCCTCATGATCTTGTTGCAGCATTTAAAGCTACATTGCAGGAAACACGACAAGCTGATTTGTTATTACATGTCGTGGATAGCGCTGATGAAAACATGGCGGATAACTTTGAGCAAGTTCAAAGAGTGCTTAAAGAGATCGATGCTGACGAAATTCCACAATTGATTGTTTGTAATAAAATCGATCTATTGGATGAGGTGAAACCTCGCATCGATTACGATGATGAGGGGAATCCAATTCGAGTCTGGGTATCTGCCCAGCAGCAAAAAGGCTTGGAGCTAGTTCAGGAAGCTATCAACGATTTAGTTGGTAAAGCGGTTAAAGAACTAACCTTGCAAATTCCTGCTTCGGCAGGACATTATCTTGGCCAGTTTTATAAACTGGATGTAATACAGCAGAAAGAGTATGACGATCTGGGGAACTGTATGATCTCTGTGCGCTTGTTAGAGGCCGATTGGCGTCGACTGGTAAAGCAGAGCCTTGGTGAAATAGAAACTTTTATCGTCGACGATGTCGTCGCATAA
- the hfq gene encoding RNA chaperone Hfq, with protein sequence MAKGQSLQDPFLNALRRERVPVSIYLVNGIKLQGQVESFDQFVILLKNTVSQMVYKHAISTVVPSRPFNVSNHQATNAQAGFNAQHDEIDEK encoded by the coding sequence ATGGCAAAGGGGCAATCTTTACAAGACCCGTTTTTGAACGCATTGCGTCGTGAACGCGTTCCAGTATCTATTTATCTTGTTAACGGCATTAAGCTACAAGGACAAGTTGAGTCTTTTGATCAATTTGTTATCTTGCTTAAAAACACGGTAAGCCAGATGGTTTACAAGCATGCTATTTCGACAGTGGTACCTTCACGTCCATTTAACGTGAGTAACCACCAAGCGACAAATGCTCAAGCTGGTTTTAACGCTCAGCATGATGAAATTGATGAGAAGTAA